A section of the Virgibacillus proomii genome encodes:
- a CDS encoding helix-turn-helix domain-containing protein produces the protein FKLNTIQFVLKTGATFLETAVQFKLNNPSLIRRWMKEFKEQGVEGLKPKGESSMSKKPNKRKKKEEKKLTREEILERENELLRLENAYLKKLRAFRENPNAFHEKHRQR, from the coding sequence ATTTAAATTAAATACGATACAATTTGTGTTAAAGACAGGTGCTACTTTTTTAGAAACTGCTGTTCAATTTAAATTGAACAACCCTTCCTTAATTAGACGCTGGATGAAAGAATTTAAGGAACAAGGAGTAGAAGGCCTGAAACCAAAGGGGGAGTCTTCTATGTCTAAGAAACCCAATAAACGGAAGAAAAAGGAAGAAAAAAAGTTAACACGTGAAGAAATATTAGAACGAGAGAATGAACTATTAAGGCTAGAAAATGCGTACCTAAAAAAGCTACGAGCTTTTCGGGAGAATCCAAATGCCTTCCACGAAAAGCACAGGCAAAGGTAG